The following is a genomic window from Planifilum fulgidum.
CACCCGCGGACGAGGAACCGGCTGAAGCAGATGGAACTCTCCCTGTCCAATCCCCTGGTTCAAGTGATCGAACCGGTGGGATATCTGGACATGCTCCGGCTGGAGGCCAACGCCAAAAAAATTCTGACGGACTCCGGAGGCGTCCAAAAGGAAGCTTTTTTTCTTCAGGTGCCGGTGATCACCATGCGCGATGAAACCGAATGGGTCGAGACGGTGGAGCAAGGCGCCAACCGCTTGACGGGGGCGGACAAGACAGCCATTCTGGAAGCCGTGGAACGGTTCGAGGTGGATTTCACCCGGATTTCTTCCGTTTTCGGGGATGGCCGGGCGGCTGAACGGATCGTCGATCACCTCATGCGCGATTCAGAGCTCTGATCGGTTGCTTGAGAGCCAAGGCGTGAGGCGAGGTGAAAAAATCAGCGATGAGTTTAAAAGTGCTTGTCATATCCCACATGTATCCCAATCCGGCCAATCCCATGTCCGGGATATTTGTGCATAATCAGGTGAAAGCCCTCAGGCAGGCCGGAGTGGAGTGTCGGGTGCTTTCCCCCGTTCCCCGTTTTCCCCTGTATCCCAAATGGCGGGTTTATCGCCGGTTTCCCTCCCAGACGGTGATGGACGGGATTCCGATCCATTATCTGCCGACATGGATGTTTCCCGGAGGGATGTTTTTTTCTTCGTACGGCCGGCTGTATTATATGTCCCTGCTTTCGGTTCTGCCGTCGATTCGGAAACGGTTTCCCTTCGACCTGATTCATTGTCATACCATTTATCCGGACGGATATGCCGGCGGAATGTTGAAGGCGAAGTTTTCCGTTCCCGTGGTGAGCACGATCCACGGATCGGACATCCTCCTGTATCCCCGCCGGAGCCGGGGCGTCTTCCGCAATACGGAGCGGGCGCTTCGGATGAACGACCACATCATCGCGGTGAGCAATCTCTTGATGAAAGAGGCCCAGCAGGTGGTGGCCGGGGTGGATGTGTCCACCATATACAACGGTTTCGATCCCAGCCGTTTTTATCCCATGGATTCCAAGGCGGCGCGGAAGAAGCTCGATCTGTCGCTGGAGGAGAAGGTGGCGCTGTTCGTCGGCAATCTGAATCCCGTCAAAGGGCTTCAAGTGCTCCTGAAGGCGTTTTGCCGGGTGGTGGAGCAGGTGCCCAGAGCCCGCCTGGTGCTGGTGGGAGACGGGCCGCTCCGCTCGGCGCTGAAGCGGCAGGTGCGGGAGTGCAATCTGGAGGAGAAGGTGACCTTCGCCGGCCGCCGGCCTCACGATGAAATTCCCCTCTGGATCAACAGCAGCGATGTGGTGGTCCTGCCCAGCCTGAGCGAGGGATTCGGCGGAATCGTGCTGGAAGCCATGGGGTGCGGGAAACCGGTGGTGACGACCGATGTCGCGGGAGCAGCGGAGATCGTGCAACACCGCAAGACCGGCTATCTGGTGAAGCCGGAGGATTCCGAGGGCCTGGCCCAGTACATGACCATTTTGCTGAAGGACGAGGGCGGGTTGATCGGCGACATGGGCGAGCGGGCCTATGCCGCCTCCGGCAACTACACCTGGAAGCAGAACGCCTCCCAGGTCATCGAACTGTACTGCCGATTGTTAAGGCGATGATAAGTTTGCGTGGGATTTTGTTGAAGGGGATACAAAAAAGAGACCATTTATGTTACATTGGAGGGTGAGGTTTGTAATCTTTCTGTAACATAAAAGTAACACGAGATCATCATCCACGGCTGAAAGAAGGGGTCCGGGTGGTACGATACGGGATTGTGGGATGCGGCCACATCGCCAAAAAACATGTGGACGCCATCGTCGCAACCGAAGGGGCGGAATTGGCGGCCGTCTGCGACACGGATCCGGCTCGGATCGCTCCCTTTGTCAAAGAGGGCATCCGGGGCTACACCGATTTGGAACAAATGTTGAAAGACGGCGCGGTGGACGTGGTGTCGATCTGCACTCCCAGCGGTCTGCACGCGGAATTGGCCGTCCGGGCGGCGAAGGCCGGAAAACACGTGGTGGTCGAAAAGCCGATGGCCATGAATCTGGACGAGGCGGACCGCATGATCGCCGCCTGTGAAAAAAACGGCGTGTTGATGACGGTGGTTCACCCCAACCGCTTTCGCCCTGCGGTGATGGAACTTAAGCGCCGGATGGAGGAAGGGGCCTTCGGGACCATCGGCCACGCCAATGCCACCGTTCGCTGGAACCGGAACCAGGCCTACTATGACCAGGCGCCCTGGCGCGGGACCCGGGCCATGGACGGCGGCGTCCTGATGAACCAGGCCATTCACAATCTGGATCTGCTCCTGTGGCTCCTGGGCGAGGTGGAAGAGGTCGCCTCCTATCAGGCGACCCGGATTCGCCGGATCGAGGCGGAGGACACTTCCGTGTCGGTGCTTCGCTTCAAAAGCGGAGCCCTGGGGGTGATCGAGGCGGCGGTCACGGTCTACCCCCGGAACTTGGAGGAGTCCCTCGCCATTTTTGGCGAGAAGGGAACGGCGGTGATCGGAGGCCCGACGGCCAACTGGATCAAAACCTGGCGGTTTGCCGACTTGACGGAGGAGGAATCCCGGGCAACCATTGCCCGCGTGGAAAAGGATCCGTACGGAGTGCCCGGTCACCGGTGCATCATCGAGGACATGACCGAAGCGGTCCGGACCGGCAGGAGGCCGAAAATCACCGGGGAGGACGGACGGCGCGCCCTGGAGCTGGCGGTCGCCTGCAATCGGGCGGCGGCTTTCGGCCGGCCGGTGCGGCTTGATTCGCTCAGATAACCAATCCCAAAAAGGCGGGTGGCAACCACCGATGAATATCCCCTTGATGGATCTGAAGGCCCAATACCGGTCGATCCGTGAAGAGGTGCTGAAGGCCGTGGAGGGGGTGTTGGAGGGCGGCCGGTATATCCTCGGTCCGGAGGTGAAAGCTCTGGAGGAGGAGGTGGCCGCCCTTTGCGGTGCGGCCCACGGAGTGGGCGTCGCCAACGGAACCGACGCCCTGGTCCTGACGCTGGATGCCCTCGGGATCGGGCCCGGCGACGAGGTGATCACGACGCCCTTCACCTTTTTCGCGACGGCGGAGTCGATTTCCCGGGTGGGAGCCACGCCGGTTTTTGTCGACATTGATCCCGGCACCTTCAACCTGGACGTTTCAAAGATCAAGGAGGGGATCACCCCCCGAACCAAGGCGATCCTGCCGGTTCACATCTTCGGTCAGCCCGCCGATATGGACGAAGTGACGGCGATCGCCCGGGAGCACGGTCTGTGGGTCATCGAGGACGCCTGCCAGGCGATCGGGGCGGAGTACCGGGGAAGGAAAGTGGGTTCCCTGGGGCATGCCGCCTGTTTCTCCTTTTTTCCCACCAAAAACCTGGGCGGGTACGGCGACGGCGGCATGGTCGTCACCGACGACGAATCCCTGGCCCGGAAGCTGCGCAGCCTCCGGGTGCACGGCCGCACGCCGGAGTCGAAGTATGTGAACACCAGGATCGGGTACAACAGCCGGCTCGATGAGCTGCAGGCCGCCGTCCTGCGCGTCAAGCTGCGCCGTCTGGAAAAGTGGAACGAAGCCCGCCGGCGAAAAGCCCGCCTCTACAGCGAACTGCTGCGGGACGTGCCGGTTGAACCCCCCGTGGAAGCGGCGGACCGCACCCACATCTACCACCTTTATGTCATCCAGACCGAGGAGCGGGACGCCCTGCTCGCTCACCTGAAGCGGCACGGCATCGCATCCGGCGTCTACTACCCGATTCCCCTCCACCTGCAAGAGGTGTACCGCTCCTTGGGGTACGGGGAAGGAAGCCTGCCCCGGGCGGAGACGGCGGCGAAACGGACCTTGGCCCTGCCCCTCTATCCGGAGATGCCGGAAGAAGCGGTCCGCCGTGTGGCGGAAGTCGTGCGCCGGTTCTTTGAGGGGGGCTGACGGGCGGAAACGGCTTTCGGGGAAGAACCGTTTTATACGGAGAGCGGACCGGATGAGAGGCCCAAAGAGCGTGGCGGACGATTTCGTGGACAAAGGGATGAGGCGACATGAGCACCGAGGAGTTGCTCAGGAAAATCGAAGAGAAGACCGCGCTGATCGGGGTGGTCGGCCTCGGCTACGTGGGGCTTCCCTTGGCGGTGGAAAAGGCCAAGGCGGGGTATCCGGTCATCGGGTTCGACATCCAAAAGAAGCGGGTCGACATGGTGAATCAAGGCATCAATTACATCGGGGATGTGGTGGATGAGGACCTGAAGGAGCTGGTGCAGCAGGGGCGGCTGCGGGCGACCACCGATTATTCCCACATCCGGGAAGTGGATGCGGTCGCCATTTGCGTTCCCACCCCCTTGGACAAGTACCAGCAGCCCAACATCTCCTATGTGAAGGGGTCGGCCCGCGAAATCGCCAAATACCTCCATCCGGGGATGCTGGTGGTTCTCGAAAGCACGACCTATCCGGGAACGACCGAGGAGGTGGTCCGGCCGATCCTGGAGGAGACCGGCCTCAAGGTGGGGCGGGATTTCCACCTCGCCTATTCACCGGAGCGAGTGGATCCCGGCAACAAGGTGTACAACACGAAAAACACGCCCAAGGTGGTGGGGGGTGTCACGCCGGCCTGCACCCGGGTGGCGGCCATGCTGTACCGTCAGGTGCTGGAGGGGGAAGTGTTTGAGGTTTCCAGCCCGGCGGTGGCGGAAATGGAGAAGATTCTGGAGAACACCTTCCGCAACATCAACATCGCCCTGGCGAACGAGATGGCCATCCTGTGCCACAAGATGGGGATCGACATCTGGGAAGTGATTGAGGCGGCCAAGACCAAGCCCTACGGGTTCATGGCCTTTTATCCCGGACCGGGGCTGGGGGGTCACTGCATTCCCATCGATCCCTTCTACCTCACCTGGAAGGCGCGGGAATACAGATACCACACCCGCCTGATCGAGCTGGCGGGGGAGATCAACAATTACATGCCGGAGTTCGTCGTCGAGCGGTTGGTGAAAATCCTCAACCGCCACAAGAAGCCGCTTAACGGTTCCCGGGTGCTCCTGCTCGGAGTCGCCTACAAGAGGGACATCGATGACATGCGGGAATCGCCGGTGCTGGAGATCATCCGGCTTCTCGAGGAGTACGGGGCGAGCGTGAGGGTGTGCGATCCGCACATCCCTTCCTTCCGCGTCGGGGACCGAAAATACCATTGTGAACCGCTCACCCCGGAGCTGCTCGATTGGGCCGACGCGACGGTGATCACCACGGATCACAGCGCGTTCGATTACCGGATGATCGCCGACTGCGCCCGGGTGATCTTCGACACGCGCAACGCGATGAAGGGGATCAGCGACATCCGCGGCGATTACGAGAAACTGTGAGGCGGTTTTCCATGAACGTGATACACGATTCCGTGCGCATGGGAGAAAACGTGAAGCTGGGCCCCTTTGCGGTCATCGAAGAGGGAGCGGTTCTGGGGGACGGGGTGACCGTCGGCCCCCACGTGGTGATCCATGCGGGAACGGTGATCGGATCAAATGTTACCATCTGCGCCGGGGCCGTGCTGGGCCGCTGGCCGAAACCGGCCAAAACCAGCACCGTCAAAGTGGATCCCGATCTGCCGCCCCTTCGGATCGGGGATGGGGTGACGATCGGGGCCGCCGCGGTTCTCTACCGGGGCAGCCGGATCGGACGAAATGTCATGATCGGCGATGCGGCCACCGTCCGGGAAAAATGCACCGTCGGAAACGATGTCGTCATCGGACGGGGGGTGGCCGTGGAGAACCAGGTGGAAATCGGTGATCGGACCAAGATCCAGACCAATGCGTACATCACCGCCTACACGGTTCTGGAGGATCATGTGTTCATCGCGCCGGGAGTGATCACCACCAATGACAATTTCATGGGCCGGACCGAGGAGCGCTTCAAACACATCTCGGGACCGCGGGTGAAGCGGGGGGCCCGTGTCGGGGGAGGAGCCGTTCTCCTTCCGGGAGTGACGGTGGCCGAGGAGAGCTTCATCGCCGCCGGCGCGGTGGTCAACCGGGACACGGAACCGGGCGTGGTGTACGTGGGCGTTCCGGCGCGCCCGCTGCGCAAAGTGCCGGATGGGGAGAAACTGGAGCATCAAGATTAGATAGAAAGGTTTAGGGTGCGGATATGCTGGCCAAACTGAAACAGCTGTTCTCTGATTCTGCCGCCTTCGCCATCGCCCAGATGGGAAACAAGCTGGTGGCCTTTCTGCTGATTCCGGTCTACACGAGCTATCTGGATCCGAGCCAATATGCCGACTGGGGTTTGACCAACACGATCACGATGATCGTCTCCTACCTGTCCATTCTGGGCACGGATGCCGCCCTCGCCTTCTATTATTTCGATGCCAAAGAGAAGCAGGAACGGCGCGCCTATTTCACGGCGGCCACACTGTTTTCCGCGGGGATCTGCACGCTCTTTCTCATCGTCGCCCTGGGGTTCGGTTCTCCCCTCGCCCGGGCGCTGTACGGCCGTCCGACGGGGTATGAATATCTCCTGACGCTGGCCATGCTGGCGACGGTGGCATCCATCGTCATCCAGATGAATCTGGCATACGCCCGCTACAGCCGAAAAGTGTGGACCTTCAACGCGATGAGCATGAGCTATGTCATCGGCTCGGCGCTGTTGAACGTGGTCTTTTTGAAATACACCGATTGGGGAGTCAATGCGATCTTCGTCGGCCAGGTGGTGGCGGGCGCCGCCGTTGCCCTGATTCTGGTCTGGATGTTTCGGAGGGAGTTCACCCGGAGGGTGCGCTGGGATCACCTGAAGCACCTGCTCCGCTACGGGGCTCCGCTCCTGCCGACCCTTCTCGCCTTTTGGATGATGAACATGCTGAACCGGCCGATGATCATCTATTTCGCCTCCCGGGAGGAGGCGGGGCTGTTCGAGGCGGCCTTCCGCTTCGCCAGCGTCATCGCCCTGATCACCGCCGCCTTTCAGCTGGCATGGCGCCCCTTCGCCATGTCGGTCAAGGACCGGGCGGATGCGCCGCGCATCTACAGTCTGGTGGGGAGAGCCTTTATCGTCGTCGCCGCCCTGGCCATCATGGGTCTCAGCTTTGTCATCCAGCCGTTGATGGAACTGGCCACCGGGCAGCCGGAGTTTGCCGAGGCTTACCCTTACGTGTGGATGCTCTCCCTGGCGACGGTGCTCAACACCTTTCACCTGATCGTCGGGGTGGGCCTGCTGATTCACAAGAAAACGCAGGTGATCTCCAAGGTTTTTGTGCTCGCGGCGTTCCTTTACGTGCTGGGCAACATGGTGGCCATCCCCCTCTTCCGCAACTGGGGGGCGTCGGCCATGGCGATGCTCGCATATCTTTTTATCGTGATCCTCATCCACCGTCGCTCCCAGGCCACGTATCCCGTCGACTTCCGCATGGGCTCCATCCTGCTGTTCCTTTTGGTCTATCTGGCCGTGATGGCGGGAATCACTTGGATTCAGGTGGACGGGTGGTCCAATAAGTGGGTCTACTACTTCCTCGGCCTGGCGGTTGTGATTGTCTCCGTCTTTGCGACCGGCATTTTCCGGCTCCAATCCCTCTTCGGGGCCCTTCACCGGTTGCCGGAGCTTTTGAAAGGGAGGTGAAAACCGATGCGTCTTTTCCCCTATTCCGACAAAGGGCATCTTCAAACCCTGTTCGTGATCATGGTGGCCTTCGCCCTGCTGGGGCCCACTTTCGGAATTCCGGTGACGCCCAATTTCAAGCTCACCCTGTTTCGCGTGACCTTTTTTGTGCTCCTGGGACTCCTTCTGTTCCAGTGGGCTTTTCGGCACCGTCCGGAAATCGTGCACATGAGCCGGATCCGGTCCCATGTGGGCTTTTTCGCCTTTTGGCTGGCCTACAGCGCCGTTTCCCTGACCTGGGCCTTGGATCCCGGCCTGGGCGTTCGTTACACGATCTTCCTGTTCATGATGATCACCCTCTGCCTGACCTTTCCCTTTTTCATCCGGTCGGAGGAGTCTCTGTGGAGGATCTTCCGGACGGTGTTCTGGACCTCGTTCGTCATCGTCGCCTACGGGGTTTTTGAATCGGTCACCCGCATCCATCTGCCTTCCTCGAGGTATTGGGGACAGGACGCGGCATCGGTCACCTCCGTTTTCACCAACCAGAACGACCTGGCGACCGCCATCACCCTGCTCCTTCCCTTCCTGGGGCTCGCCCTGTACAGCCTGAGGGGCGGTTTGCGGCAAAAGGGAATGGTTTACCTGGCGATCGTCTTCGCCCTGTACTGCCTGCTGGTGACGGGATCCAGGGGCAACACCTTTTTCGCGCTGCCCTTGATGATCGTCGCCTGGCTCGCGACGCTGCCCTTCACCGTGCCCCGGGAGAAGCTACTAAGCTGGCGCAATTGGCTGAAGGGGGCCGGGGTGGTCATTTCCATCGCGCTGATCGTGGGCTTTATGTACATGGTCCTTTTCGACGGGGCCACGCGAGGCAAACTGGCCACCTCCTTCGGCATCCTTTTGGACATTCAGGGGACCACCTGGAATGTGGATGAATGGAACGGACAGCTGGAGGCGGGCGCCGGCACCCAGGGCTTGAGCATCGTGATCCGCTGGTATCTGCTGATGTACGGGCTGCGCTTTCTGAGGGAGAGCCACTTCATGGGGGTTGGAGCCGGCAATGTGGAGGCCCGCATGGAGGCCTACCGTGAGCTGCTGGATAACAAGGTGAACATCCACAACTGGTGGGCGGAGATTCTGGTCAACTTCGGCGTGATCGTCTTTGCCCTGTATGTGGTTTTTTATGTCCTCCTCCTGTGGCGCCTGTGGAAGCTGGCGCGGCTGAAAACCTCCCCCCAGGTCAGCCCGTTGGTCCGGTGGGGCGCCCATTCCAGCATGCTGGCCCTGATCGGCTACCTGTTCGGAGGAATGGTTCCCAGCACGGCGATTCACTTCACGCCGATGTGGATTGTTTACGGGATCGCCCTGGCTGTCGTGGTGGTGGGTGAACATCAGAAGGCGTGCCGCAATGGAACCGATGGCGGCCCTGCGACTCTTCCCGATCGCTGAAGGGACGGGGCCCCTGAAAGGGGAGTGAAGGATGGTCCGCAAAGTGATGATTTTCAGTTCCGTTCACCGGCACGATGATTCCCGGATCTTTCACAAACAGGCCGTCTCGCTGGCCCGGGCGGGCTATCGGGTGGAACTTCATGCCGTCGCCGACTTTGATCAGCGGATGGAAAACGGGATCTGCATCGTCGGCCTCCCTGCCCACCGGAGCCGTCTGCGGCGGCTGTCGGCCGGGTGGCGGCTGTTTCGGAGGGCGCTCCGGTCCCAGGCGGACGTGTACCACTTTCACGATCCGGAACTGCTCCCCTGGGGGCTCTTGATCAAATGGGTGACCCGCCGGCCCGTGGTGTACGATGCCCATGAGGATTTGCCCAAACAGATCCACACCAAACCGTGGATTCCCTCCCCCTTGCGCGGGATCGTCTCCCGGTGGGTTCATCGGGTGGAAAAGGGAATTGCCCGCCGGCTCTCCGCCGTCGTCGCCGCGACGGAGGCGATCGGCGAACAATTTGCCGGGGCGCCGAAGGTGACGGTGATCAAAAATTATCCGCTTCCGATGCCCGAGATGGATGGGACGGAACGGGAGAAGGCCAATCGGATCCTGTACGTCGGGGGGATCTCCTATCTGCGGGGATATCGGGAGATGATCGCCATGATGGATCACCTTCCCCCCGAGCTGAAAGCGGAGCTTCACCTCATCGGACCGCTCCAGCACATTGATGAGGGGGAGCGGGACCCCGAGCGGCTCAGGAAAAAGGGAATCCACCTTCACGGCGCCGTCCCCTTCCGGGAGGTGCCCGGTTGGCTGTCCAAGGGAAAGGTGGGGCTTGTTTGCCTTCATCCCGTGGAAAATTACCGGGAATCGCTTCCGATCAAGATGTTTGAATACATGGCCGCGGGCATTCCGGTGGTGGCCACCGATTTTCCCTTGTGGCGGAAGATCCTCGAGGAGAATGAATGCGGCGTGACCGTCAATCCCCTCGACCCGGCGGAGATGGCGGAGAAGGTGGCCGCTCTGCTCAGGGACGACCGGCTGCGTCGCCGCCTGGGGGAAAACGGCCGTCGGGCCCATCGGGAGAAATACCATTGGGGGGCGGAGGAAGCCAAACTGCTGGATCTTTACCGGGAATTGACCACGGAACGGGGGAAATCCATGGAAGAAAGACCCTTCAGGATTTGGCTCGCCAACCATTATGCCGTGCCGCCCAACATCGAGGGGATCACCCGTCACTTCGAGCTGGCCAGGGAGTGGGTGGAGAAGGAACATGCGGAAGTGACCCTGTGGTTGTCCCGGTTCCTTCACCCGCGGCGGTCCTTTATCACCGAGAGCGAGATGCGGCAGGTGGAGAGGATTCCGGGCCTTCAGCTGAAATGGCTGTGGTCGTTTCCCCACCGGCGCAACGACGTCCGGCGCATTATCAACATGGTCAGTTTTGCCGCGATGTTTTTCTTCGCCGGTTTGTTCCGGAAAAAGCCCGATGTGCTGGTGGCCTCTTCCCCCCATCTGCTCACGGGATTGGCCGGCTGGCTGCTCGCCCGGCTGAAGGGTTGTCCCTTCGTGCTGGAAGTTCGCGACCTCTGGCCGGATTCCCTCATCCACATGGGAAGGCTGAACAATCCGGCGGTGATCCGGCTGCTCCGCTGGCTGGAGTCCTTTTTGTACCACCGTTCCGACCGGATTGTGGTGCTGACCGAATACCAGCGGAGGTTTATCATCGCCAAGGGCATCGCCTCCGACCGGGTTACGCTGATTCCCAACGGCGTGGTGGTCGGTTCCTGGAAACCCTCCCCCTCCCGGCGGGAGGAAATCCGCCGCAAGTGGGGAATTCCGCAGGATCGCTTCGTGGCCATCTACACCGGCGCCCACGGGCCGGCCAACGCCC
Proteins encoded in this region:
- a CDS encoding DegT/DnrJ/EryC1/StrS family aminotransferase, whose translation is MNIPLMDLKAQYRSIREEVLKAVEGVLEGGRYILGPEVKALEEEVAALCGAAHGVGVANGTDALVLTLDALGIGPGDEVITTPFTFFATAESISRVGATPVFVDIDPGTFNLDVSKIKEGITPRTKAILPVHIFGQPADMDEVTAIAREHGLWVIEDACQAIGAEYRGRKVGSLGHAACFSFFPTKNLGGYGDGGMVVTDDESLARKLRSLRVHGRTPESKYVNTRIGYNSRLDELQAAVLRVKLRRLEKWNEARRRKARLYSELLRDVPVEPPVEAADRTHIYHLYVIQTEERDALLAHLKRHGIASGVYYPIPLHLQEVYRSLGYGEGSLPRAETAAKRTLALPLYPEMPEEAVRRVAEVVRRFFEGG
- a CDS encoding acyltransferase, with the translated sequence MNVIHDSVRMGENVKLGPFAVIEEGAVLGDGVTVGPHVVIHAGTVIGSNVTICAGAVLGRWPKPAKTSTVKVDPDLPPLRIGDGVTIGAAAVLYRGSRIGRNVMIGDAATVREKCTVGNDVVIGRGVAVENQVEIGDRTKIQTNAYITAYTVLEDHVFIAPGVITTNDNFMGRTEERFKHISGPRVKRGARVGGGAVLLPGVTVAEESFIAAGAVVNRDTEPGVVYVGVPARPLRKVPDGEKLEHQD
- a CDS encoding O-antigen ligase family protein — encoded protein: MRLFPYSDKGHLQTLFVIMVAFALLGPTFGIPVTPNFKLTLFRVTFFVLLGLLLFQWAFRHRPEIVHMSRIRSHVGFFAFWLAYSAVSLTWALDPGLGVRYTIFLFMMITLCLTFPFFIRSEESLWRIFRTVFWTSFVIVAYGVFESVTRIHLPSSRYWGQDAASVTSVFTNQNDLATAITLLLPFLGLALYSLRGGLRQKGMVYLAIVFALYCLLVTGSRGNTFFALPLMIVAWLATLPFTVPREKLLSWRNWLKGAGVVISIALIVGFMYMVLFDGATRGKLATSFGILLDIQGTTWNVDEWNGQLEAGAGTQGLSIVIRWYLLMYGLRFLRESHFMGVGAGNVEARMEAYRELLDNKVNIHNWWAEILVNFGVIVFALYVVFYVLLLWRLWKLARLKTSPQVSPLVRWGAHSSMLALIGYLFGGMVPSTAIHFTPMWIVYGIALAVVVVGEHQKACRNGTDGGPATLPDR
- a CDS encoding Gfo/Idh/MocA family protein, with product MVRYGIVGCGHIAKKHVDAIVATEGAELAAVCDTDPARIAPFVKEGIRGYTDLEQMLKDGAVDVVSICTPSGLHAELAVRAAKAGKHVVVEKPMAMNLDEADRMIAACEKNGVLMTVVHPNRFRPAVMELKRRMEEGAFGTIGHANATVRWNRNQAYYDQAPWRGTRAMDGGVLMNQAIHNLDLLLWLLGEVEEVASYQATRIRRIEAEDTSVSVLRFKSGALGVIEAAVTVYPRNLEESLAIFGEKGTAVIGGPTANWIKTWRFADLTEEESRATIARVEKDPYGVPGHRCIIEDMTEAVRTGRRPKITGEDGRRALELAVACNRAAAFGRPVRLDSLR
- a CDS encoding glycosyltransferase; the protein is MVRKVMIFSSVHRHDDSRIFHKQAVSLARAGYRVELHAVADFDQRMENGICIVGLPAHRSRLRRLSAGWRLFRRALRSQADVYHFHDPELLPWGLLIKWVTRRPVVYDAHEDLPKQIHTKPWIPSPLRGIVSRWVHRVEKGIARRLSAVVAATEAIGEQFAGAPKVTVIKNYPLPMPEMDGTEREKANRILYVGGISYLRGYREMIAMMDHLPPELKAELHLIGPLQHIDEGERDPERLRKKGIHLHGAVPFREVPGWLSKGKVGLVCLHPVENYRESLPIKMFEYMAAGIPVVATDFPLWRKILEENECGVTVNPLDPAEMAEKVAALLRDDRLRRRLGENGRRAHREKYHWGAEEAKLLDLYRELTTERGKSMEERPFRIWLANHYAVPPNIEGITRHFELAREWVEKEHAEVTLWLSRFLHPRRSFITESEMRQVERIPGLQLKWLWSFPHRRNDVRRIINMVSFAAMFFFAGLFRKKPDVLVASSPHLLTGLAGWLLARLKGCPFVLEVRDLWPDSLIHMGRLNNPAVIRLLRWLESFLYHRSDRIVVLTEYQRRFIIAKGIASDRVTLIPNGVVVGSWKPSPSRREEIRRKWGIPQDRFVAIYTGAHGPANALDVVVKAGAHLEPGISIVLMGDGPEKEKLIRLKEEMGLSNVHLMDPVPKREVYDYIHAADCSIISLADNEIFRGARSNKLYDYMFVGLPIVTTVDGELREIIEGNGVGVFAGAEDPEGLAKAIARIRSLTPDERERIAQRGMDYVQREGNRRTLAHRYFLLLKQLGDQERFVDTSVPERR
- a CDS encoding nucleotide sugar dehydrogenase; its protein translation is MSTEELLRKIEEKTALIGVVGLGYVGLPLAVEKAKAGYPVIGFDIQKKRVDMVNQGINYIGDVVDEDLKELVQQGRLRATTDYSHIREVDAVAICVPTPLDKYQQPNISYVKGSAREIAKYLHPGMLVVLESTTYPGTTEEVVRPILEETGLKVGRDFHLAYSPERVDPGNKVYNTKNTPKVVGGVTPACTRVAAMLYRQVLEGEVFEVSSPAVAEMEKILENTFRNINIALANEMAILCHKMGIDIWEVIEAAKTKPYGFMAFYPGPGLGGHCIPIDPFYLTWKAREYRYHTRLIELAGEINNYMPEFVVERLVKILNRHKKPLNGSRVLLLGVAYKRDIDDMRESPVLEIIRLLEEYGASVRVCDPHIPSFRVGDRKYHCEPLTPELLDWADATVITTDHSAFDYRMIADCARVIFDTRNAMKGISDIRGDYEKL
- a CDS encoding lipopolysaccharide biosynthesis protein, which gives rise to MLAKLKQLFSDSAAFAIAQMGNKLVAFLLIPVYTSYLDPSQYADWGLTNTITMIVSYLSILGTDAALAFYYFDAKEKQERRAYFTAATLFSAGICTLFLIVALGFGSPLARALYGRPTGYEYLLTLAMLATVASIVIQMNLAYARYSRKVWTFNAMSMSYVIGSALLNVVFLKYTDWGVNAIFVGQVVAGAAVALILVWMFRREFTRRVRWDHLKHLLRYGAPLLPTLLAFWMMNMLNRPMIIYFASREEAGLFEAAFRFASVIALITAAFQLAWRPFAMSVKDRADAPRIYSLVGRAFIVVAALAIMGLSFVIQPLMELATGQPEFAEAYPYVWMLSLATVLNTFHLIVGVGLLIHKKTQVISKVFVLAAFLYVLGNMVAIPLFRNWGASAMAMLAYLFIVILIHRRSQATYPVDFRMGSILLFLLVYLAVMAGITWIQVDGWSNKWVYYFLGLAVVIVSVFATGIFRLQSLFGALHRLPELLKGR
- a CDS encoding glycosyltransferase family 4 protein is translated as MKKSAMSLKVLVISHMYPNPANPMSGIFVHNQVKALRQAGVECRVLSPVPRFPLYPKWRVYRRFPSQTVMDGIPIHYLPTWMFPGGMFFSSYGRLYYMSLLSVLPSIRKRFPFDLIHCHTIYPDGYAGGMLKAKFSVPVVSTIHGSDILLYPRRSRGVFRNTERALRMNDHIIAVSNLLMKEAQQVVAGVDVSTIYNGFDPSRFYPMDSKAARKKLDLSLEEKVALFVGNLNPVKGLQVLLKAFCRVVEQVPRARLVLVGDGPLRSALKRQVRECNLEEKVTFAGRRPHDEIPLWINSSDVVVLPSLSEGFGGIVLEAMGCGKPVVTTDVAGAAEIVQHRKTGYLVKPEDSEGLAQYMTILLKDEGGLIGDMGERAYAASGNYTWKQNASQVIELYCRLLRR